In Eleutherodactylus coqui strain aEleCoq1 chromosome 4, aEleCoq1.hap1, whole genome shotgun sequence, the following are encoded in one genomic region:
- the LOC136624970 gene encoding uncharacterized protein yields MKRARRTHTEESDSEEGLLEDSPSESTPPMEDVKKYFFSSADLGQLLNAVRRTMQVEEEVPQQPSFQDSLFRGLQPQPKPSFPGRNLQLPSPPPTSNRLSGGCLYGVGEARSTFGSPLTRPGEPSGSRPGQRISHQRTGSVPYPSKDIESLGLPWIPSWRKHRIKVKGYPRRSPSSGLPPPTLHPLFPLGHTREKGKLDVGPTPKVERGSTRNPRLQDLAAKVLEWIEQRTPSVTAFHVRGPENSMADHLSRRKIDPGECTLHPHVFQLIVERWGTPQVDLFASRENTVSPFFFQGSGRGLPGSRRAVPGLGLGPRIRLPTHPSGPKENSGVPRLRYPGAPFWPKRPWFPLLGALSTQDPLHLPQRDNLLQQGPLICTEVRKFRLTAWKLSG; encoded by the exons ATGAAAAGGGCGAGGCGGACGCACACGGAAGAGTCTGACTCTGAGGAAGGACTCCTGGAAGATTCTCCCTCAGAATCCACGCCACCAATGGAAGATGTGAAAAAATACTTCTTCTCATCGGCGGATCTTGGTCAACTGTTAAACGCAGTTcgacgcaccatgcaggtggaggaagaggtgccgcagcagccatcatTCCAAGATAGTCTGTTCCGGGGGCTCCAACCTCAACCAAAACCGTCATTCCCG ggaagaaatctccagctgccttcccctcctccaacaagcaACCGGCTTTCTGGCGGATGCCTCTATGGAGTCGGTGAGGCTCGGAGCACGTTCGGCAGCCCTCTAACACGGCCAGGAGAGCCGTCTGGGTCAAGGCCTGGGCAGAGGATATCGCATCAAAGAACAGGCTCTGTTCCCTACCCTTCCAAGGACATAGAATCTTTGGGCCTTCCCTGGATACCCTCCTGGAGAAAGCATCGAATAAAAGTCAAGGGCTACCCACGGAGAAGTCcttcaagcggccttcctcctcctaccctccatccTTTATTCCCTCTAGGACATACAAGGGAAAAGGGAAAACTGGACgttggtcctaccccaaaggtggaaagg ggatccacgcggaacccccgactccaagacctggcggcgaaagttctcgagtggatagagcagcggacaccttccgtcacagcgttccacgtaaggggcccagagaattccatggcagatcatctcagccgcaggaagatagatccGGGGGAGTGTACTCTACATCCACACGTATTTCAGCTAATCGtagaaagatgggggacaccgcaggtggacttgttcgcctcaCGGGAGAACACAGTGTCCCCGTTTTTTTTCCAGGGGAGtggacgggggctccctgggagtAGACGCGCTGtcccaggcctgggattgggacctcgcatacgccttcccacccatccctctggtcctaaggaaaattcaggggtccccaggctccgttatcctggagctccattctggcccaagagaccctggttcccgctcctgggcgctctctcgacacaggacCCTCTACATCTTCCGCAGAGAGACaacctccttcagcagggtcctCTGATATGCACAGAGGTCCggaagttcaggcttacggcctggaagctgagcgggtaa